The Geminocystis sp. NIES-3708 genomic sequence AACTGTGCTATATTTATTCATAATGACTCAACATTCGCAAAACTTTAACTATTTTTTCTTGCGACAAAATTTGATAAATTAGACGATGCTGTTTATTAATTCTACGAGAGTAATAACCTGATAAATCTCCTCTTAATTTTTCATAGGGAGGTTGATAAGGATTTTCTGTTAAAATGATCAATAACTCTTGAG encodes the following:
- a CDS encoding Txe/YoeB family addiction module toxin, with protein sequence MWKVILTKQANKDAKKLSSAGLKPQTQELLIILTENPYQPPYEKLRGDLSGYYSRRINKQHRLIYQILSQEKIVKVLRMLSHYE